A genome region from Dickeya dadantii NCPPB 898 includes the following:
- a CDS encoding DUF423 domain-containing protein, which yields MNSRFMLIFAAISGFVYVALGAFGTHVLSKSLGEAEMSWLHTGLQYQAFHTLAIMALSVAMHQRANVWFYWSAAFLALGTLLFSGSLYCLALSHLKLWVFVTPVGGLCFLAGWLLLLIGALRLKKKAE from the coding sequence ATGAACAGCCGTTTCATGCTGATATTCGCCGCCATCAGCGGGTTTGTATATGTGGCGCTGGGGGCGTTCGGCACGCATGTGCTGAGTAAATCGCTGGGCGAGGCGGAAATGTCCTGGTTGCATACCGGGCTCCAGTATCAGGCGTTTCACACGCTGGCGATTATGGCGCTGTCGGTGGCGATGCATCAACGGGCGAATGTCTGGTTTTACTGGAGTGCGGCGTTTCTGGCGCTGGGTACGCTGCTGTTTAGCGGCAGCCTGTACTGTCTGGCGTTGTCGCACCTCAAACTATGGGTATTTGTCACTCCGGTGGGGGGCTTGTGCTTCCTGGCGGGCTGGCTGTTACTGTTAATTGGAGCCTTACGCTTAAAGAAAAAGGCTGAGTAG
- a CDS encoding YqcC family protein, translating to MSVEIRIRQSLFAIEHALKASPLWQPSAPDEAAFASQEPFCIDTMAAEQWLQWVFLPRMHALLDSGAPLPARLAILPYFEVAFDGRSDDVGELLAQLGALDALFEE from the coding sequence ATGAGTGTAGAGATTCGCATCCGACAATCGCTGTTCGCTATCGAGCATGCCCTGAAGGCGAGCCCGTTATGGCAGCCTTCCGCGCCTGATGAGGCGGCGTTTGCCAGCCAGGAGCCGTTCTGCATCGATACCATGGCGGCCGAGCAGTGGTTGCAATGGGTATTTCTGCCGCGCATGCACGCGTTACTGGACAGCGGCGCGCCGTTGCCGGCCCGGCTTGCTATCCTGCCTTACTTCGAGGTGGCGTTCGATGGGCGCTCGGATGACGTCGGCGAGTTGCTGGCGCAGTTGGGGGCGTTGGACGCCCTGTTTGAGGAGTGA
- the csdE gene encoding cysteine desulfurase sulfur acceptor subunit CsdE, with amino-acid sequence MTTDATRHPFGTDIDETALTARFDACRSWEERYRQLIMLSKSLPSLPDTLRQEHIELSGCENRVWLGYQRQADGTLHFYGDSDGRIVRGLLAVVLTAVEGKTAETLRQIDPLALFDRLGLRAELSASRAGGLAALASRIHDIARHEF; translated from the coding sequence ATGACGACCGACGCTACCCGCCACCCGTTTGGCACGGACATTGATGAAACAGCGCTGACGGCGCGTTTTGACGCCTGTCGTTCCTGGGAAGAACGCTATCGGCAGTTGATTATGCTGAGCAAATCGCTGCCATCGCTGCCGGACACGCTTCGTCAGGAACACATCGAACTGTCCGGTTGCGAAAACCGCGTCTGGTTGGGGTATCAACGGCAGGCGGACGGCACGCTGCACTTTTACGGCGACAGCGACGGCCGCATCGTGCGCGGGCTGCTGGCTGTTGTGTTGACGGCGGTAGAGGGCAAAACCGCGGAAACGTTGCGGCAGATCGACCCGCTGGCGCTATTTGACCGGCTGGGGCTGCGCGCCGAACTCAGTGCGTCGCGCGCCGGCGGGTTGGCCGCGCTGGCCAGCCGCATCCACGACATCGCCCGTCACGAATTCTGA
- the csdA gene encoding cysteine desulfurase CsdA, protein MKPFNAPYFRQQFPALRQSGVYLDSAATSLKPEAVITAVQHYYASETGNVHRSQHRAARQLSEAFEQAREKVADFIGAAQARGIVWTKGATEAINLVAQCYARPRLQPGDEILVSEAEHHANLIPWLMVAQQTGARVVKLPLGADYLPDLQLLPSLINARTRLLAIGQMSNVTGGMPDLKRAITLAHQAGAVVVVDGAQGIAHTATDVTALDIDFYAFSGHKLYAPTGIGVLYGKPALLETMPPWQGGGKMMTTVSFDGFTPQAIPQRFEAGTPHIAGVIGLAAAIDWWQQQDRPAAERHSVDLANDAERQLSALPGFRSFRAPDSSLLSFTIDGVHHHDLVTLLAEDGIALRAGHHCAQPLMAALGVPGTLRASFAPYNQPQDVDRLVQATQKALELLMD, encoded by the coding sequence ATGAAACCGTTTAACGCCCCGTATTTTCGCCAGCAATTTCCCGCGCTTCGCCAGTCTGGCGTCTATCTTGACAGTGCCGCCACGTCGCTGAAACCCGAAGCGGTTATCACCGCGGTTCAGCACTACTACGCCAGTGAAACGGGTAATGTTCATCGCAGTCAGCACCGTGCCGCCCGACAGTTGTCGGAAGCGTTCGAGCAGGCGCGTGAAAAAGTGGCGGATTTCATTGGCGCAGCACAGGCGCGCGGCATCGTCTGGACCAAAGGCGCGACGGAAGCGATCAATCTGGTGGCGCAATGTTATGCCCGCCCGCGTTTACAACCCGGCGATGAAATCCTGGTCAGTGAAGCCGAGCACCATGCCAATCTGATCCCGTGGCTGATGGTGGCGCAGCAAACCGGTGCGCGGGTGGTGAAGCTGCCGCTGGGCGCGGATTATCTGCCCGATCTTCAACTGCTGCCCTCGCTGATCAACGCCCGAACCCGCCTGCTGGCTATCGGGCAGATGTCAAATGTGACGGGCGGCATGCCGGACCTGAAACGGGCGATTACGCTGGCGCATCAGGCCGGTGCGGTGGTGGTGGTCGATGGCGCGCAGGGCATTGCGCACACGGCGACCGACGTGACGGCGCTGGATATCGACTTTTATGCATTCTCCGGCCACAAACTGTATGCCCCCACCGGTATTGGCGTGCTGTACGGCAAACCGGCCCTGCTGGAAACCATGCCGCCCTGGCAGGGCGGTGGAAAAATGATGACGACGGTGTCGTTTGACGGTTTTACGCCCCAGGCCATTCCCCAGCGTTTCGAAGCCGGTACGCCGCACATTGCCGGGGTGATCGGTCTGGCGGCAGCCATTGACTGGTGGCAGCAACAAGACCGCCCGGCGGCGGAGCGACATAGCGTCGACCTGGCGAACGATGCGGAACGGCAACTGAGCGCGTTACCCGGCTTTCGCAGCTTCCGCGCTCCCGACTCCAGCCTGTTGTCATTCACTATCGACGGCGTGCACCACCACGATCTGGTGACCTTGCTGGCGGAGGACGGCATCGCCCTGCGAGCCGGTCACCATTGCGCCCAGCCGCTGATGGCGGCGTTGGGCGTGCCCGGCACGCTGCGGGCCTCATTTGCGCCTTATAACCAGCCGCAAGACGTAGACCGTCTGGTCCAGGCTACCCAAAAAGCCCTTGAATTACTGATGGATTAA
- the ppnN gene encoding nucleotide 5'-monophosphate nucleosidase PpnN, producing MITHISPLGSMDLLSQLEVDMLKSTASSDLYRLFRNCSLAVLNSGSQTDNSKELLSRYEDFDINVLRRERGVKLELVNPPEDAFVDGQIIRSLQANLFAVLRDILFVNGQIASAGRYQNLDLEDSTHITNLVFSILRNARALHVGEEPNLVVCWGGHSINETEYLYARKVGSQLGLRELNICTGCGPGAMEAPMKGAAVGHAQQRYRDGRFIGMTEPSIIAAEPPNPLVNELIIMPDIEKRLEAFVRIGHGIIIFPGGVGTAEEFLYLLGIMMDPDNSEQVLPIILTGPQESADYFRVLDEFIVSTLGRQARRYYSIIINDAAEVARQMKKTMPQVKEHRRHTGDAYSFNWSLRIAPDLQLPFEPTHENMANLNLHPDQPAEQLAATLRRAFSGIVAGNVKEAGIRAIEEHGPYKLHGNADIMKSMDQLLQDFVSQQRMKLPGSAYVPCYEISS from the coding sequence ATGATCACACATATCAGCCCGCTAGGGTCCATGGATTTACTGTCGCAGTTGGAAGTGGATATGCTGAAAAGCACGGCCAGCAGCGATCTTTACCGGCTATTCCGCAATTGTTCCCTCGCCGTCCTGAACTCCGGCAGTCAGACGGACAACAGCAAGGAGTTGCTCTCCCGTTACGAGGATTTCGACATCAACGTGCTACGCCGTGAGCGCGGCGTGAAGCTGGAACTGGTCAACCCGCCGGAAGACGCATTTGTCGACGGGCAAATTATCCGTTCGCTGCAGGCCAACCTGTTCGCCGTGCTGCGAGATATTCTGTTTGTGAACGGGCAGATCGCCAGCGCCGGCCGTTATCAAAATCTGGATCTCGAAGATTCCACCCACATCACTAATCTGGTGTTCTCCATCCTGCGCAACGCCAGAGCGCTGCATGTCGGCGAGGAGCCGAATCTGGTGGTGTGCTGGGGCGGTCATTCGATCAATGAAACCGAATACCTGTACGCCCGCAAAGTCGGCAGCCAGCTCGGCTTACGCGAGCTGAACATCTGTACCGGTTGCGGACCGGGCGCGATGGAAGCCCCGATGAAAGGCGCCGCCGTAGGCCATGCTCAGCAGCGTTACCGGGACGGGCGCTTCATCGGCATGACCGAGCCGTCCATCATCGCCGCCGAGCCGCCCAATCCGCTGGTGAATGAACTGATTATCATGCCGGATATTGAAAAACGACTGGAAGCGTTTGTGCGCATCGGTCACGGCATCATTATTTTCCCTGGCGGGGTCGGCACTGCGGAAGAATTCCTCTATTTGCTGGGCATCATGATGGACCCGGACAACAGCGAGCAGGTGTTGCCGATTATTCTCACCGGCCCGCAGGAAAGCGCCGACTACTTCCGGGTGCTCGACGAATTCATCGTCAGTACGCTGGGCCGTCAGGCACGCCGTTATTATTCCATCATCATCAACGACGCCGCCGAAGTGGCTCGCCAGATGAAAAAAACCATGCCACAGGTGAAAGAGCATCGCCGCCATACTGGCGACGCTTACAGCTTCAACTGGTCGCTGCGCATCGCGCCGGACTTGCAACTGCCGTTCGAACCGACGCACGAGAACATGGCTAACCTTAACCTGCATCCTGACCAGCCGGCCGAACAGTTGGCTGCGACGTTGCGTCGGGCGTTTTCCGGTATCGTAGCAGGTAACGTCAAAGAGGCGGGCATTCGGGCCATCGAAGAGCACGGCCCTTACAAACTGCACGGTAATGCCGACATCATGAAGAGCATGGACCAACTGTTGCAGGACTTCGTGTCCCAGCAGCGTATGAAGCTGCCCGGCAGCGCTTACGTTCCGTGCTACGAAATCAGTTCCTGA
- a CDS encoding GNAT family N-acetyltransferase has product MQPAAITLRKARRIDAQTVFDLRNRAILHGCRHDYTAEQLQLWTSGTLSETFENTVTHHFHLAESAGRIVATGMINFHTGMIDAVFVDPEAMGQGVGKRMMQHLEMLARAAGLVEIRLDASLNAAPFYRSLGFSGDEVSLYHSPRGFSLACIPMVKFIG; this is encoded by the coding sequence ATGCAACCTGCCGCAATCACGTTGCGTAAAGCCCGCCGAATTGATGCGCAGACGGTATTCGATCTCCGTAACCGCGCCATCCTGCACGGCTGCCGCCATGACTATACCGCTGAGCAACTGCAGCTCTGGACCAGCGGCACCCTCAGCGAGACGTTCGAGAACACCGTCACCCACCATTTCCACCTGGCGGAGAGCGCCGGTCGGATCGTGGCAACGGGAATGATCAATTTTCACACCGGCATGATCGACGCGGTGTTTGTCGACCCGGAGGCGATGGGGCAAGGGGTAGGCAAACGGATGATGCAACATCTGGAAATGCTGGCTCGCGCGGCGGGTCTGGTGGAAATCCGGCTCGACGCCAGCCTGAACGCCGCGCCGTTTTACCGCTCGCTGGGATTTTCAGGCGATGAAGTCAGCCTCTACCACTCGCCGCGGGGCTTCTCACTGGCCTGCATCCCGATGGTCAAATTTATCGGCTGA
- the xni gene encoding flap endonuclease Xni, with product MAVHLLIVDALNLIRRIHAVQGSPCLTACQHALGQLIQHSQPTHAVAVFDDEQRDQSWRHQLLPEYKAGRAPMPENLSQELPQIRDAFLALGVDSWHSPGNEADDLAATLACKVAAQGHQATIVSTDKGYCQLLAPTIRIRDYFQKRWLDVPFIQQEFGVQPEQLPDYWGLAGISSSKIPGVSGIGPKTAAQLLQQAGSLEALYQQLEQIPEKWRRKLESQQDMAYRSREVATLRTDLVLNGNLQQLRLPASG from the coding sequence ATGGCCGTACATCTGCTTATTGTCGACGCACTCAACCTGATCCGACGCATTCATGCGGTACAAGGCTCCCCGTGCCTGACTGCCTGCCAGCACGCGCTGGGCCAGTTGATACAGCACAGTCAACCCACTCATGCCGTTGCCGTCTTTGACGATGAACAGCGTGACCAGAGCTGGCGCCACCAGTTGCTGCCGGAATACAAGGCTGGCCGCGCGCCCATGCCGGAAAATCTGTCGCAGGAACTGCCGCAAATCAGGGACGCCTTTCTGGCGTTAGGGGTGGACAGTTGGCACTCGCCGGGCAATGAAGCCGACGATCTGGCCGCCACGCTGGCCTGCAAGGTCGCCGCGCAAGGTCACCAGGCCACCATTGTCTCGACCGATAAAGGTTACTGTCAGCTATTGGCGCCGACCATTCGCATTCGGGATTACTTTCAGAAGCGCTGGCTGGATGTGCCGTTCATCCAGCAGGAGTTCGGCGTGCAGCCCGAACAATTGCCGGATTACTGGGGGCTGGCGGGTATCAGCAGCAGCAAAATCCCCGGCGTGAGCGGCATTGGGCCGAAAACCGCCGCTCAGTTATTGCAACAAGCTGGTTCGCTGGAGGCGCTATACCAGCAGTTGGAACAGATACCGGAGAAATGGCGCCGCAAGCTGGAATCCCAACAGGACATGGCTTACCGCAGCCGTGAGGTCGCCACGCTCAGAACCGATCTGGTACTCAATGGCAACCTGCAACAGCTACGCCTGCCCGCATCGGGCTAG
- a CDS encoding GNAT family N-acetyltransferase: MHPELLPATESDIDFLLQLRRLTMGKYLADIGASTDHDSLMRRVRYEFEHAHIVRVEGQPAGLFKYRFMPQEQHWYLIQIQIHPDFQNRGIGKQLIETLLAQASAQGQAVVLSVLKNNPARHLYHRLGFRVTDQTEREFIMTCLPNAQ, encoded by the coding sequence ATGCATCCTGAACTGCTCCCCGCCACCGAATCCGATATCGACTTCCTGCTGCAACTGCGCAGACTAACCATGGGGAAATATCTGGCGGATATTGGCGCCTCGACAGATCACGACAGCCTGATGCGGCGCGTTCGTTACGAATTTGAACACGCCCATATCGTGCGGGTGGAGGGGCAACCCGCCGGGTTGTTCAAATATCGCTTCATGCCGCAGGAACAGCACTGGTATCTGATTCAGATTCAGATCCATCCGGATTTTCAAAATCGCGGCATCGGCAAGCAACTGATCGAAACACTGCTCGCGCAGGCATCAGCGCAGGGTCAAGCGGTGGTGCTGAGCGTGCTGAAAAATAATCCGGCGCGTCATCTGTATCACCGGCTGGGATTTCGGGTTACCGACCAGACCGAGCGGGAATTCATCATGACCTGCCTCCCCAACGCACAATAA
- the tcdA gene encoding tRNA cyclic N6-threonylcarbamoyladenosine(37) synthase TcdA, producing the protein MSTQLSESYLQRFGGTARLYGQRALSLFADAHVCVIGIGGVGSWAAEALARTGIGAITLIDMDDVCVSNTNRQIHALRQHTGQLKTEVMKERILAINPECRVTCVDDFISADNVAELLDNNFSYVIDAIDSVRPKAALLAWCRRYKIPVVTTGGAGGQIDPTRIEVADLAKTIQDPLAAKLRERLKHDFNIVKNSKGKLGIDCVFSSEPLMYPQPDGSVCASRSTADGVKRMDCASGFGAATMVTATFGFVAVSHALKKMMARDARQSQAAALNQNS; encoded by the coding sequence ATGAGTACGCAATTATCCGAAAGTTATCTGCAACGTTTTGGCGGTACGGCGCGTTTGTACGGCCAGCGGGCGTTGTCGCTGTTTGCCGACGCGCATGTGTGCGTGATCGGTATTGGCGGGGTCGGGTCCTGGGCGGCGGAAGCGCTGGCGCGCACCGGCATCGGCGCTATTACCCTGATTGACATGGATGATGTGTGCGTCAGCAACACCAACCGGCAGATTCACGCCCTGCGCCAGCACACCGGGCAGTTGAAAACCGAGGTGATGAAGGAACGAATTCTGGCGATCAATCCGGAATGCCGGGTGACCTGTGTCGATGATTTCATCAGCGCAGATAATGTGGCGGAACTGCTGGACAACAATTTCAGCTATGTGATTGATGCTATCGATAGTGTGCGCCCCAAGGCCGCGCTGCTGGCCTGGTGCCGTCGCTACAAAATTCCGGTGGTGACCACCGGCGGCGCGGGAGGGCAAATCGACCCGACCCGTATTGAAGTCGCCGATCTGGCGAAAACTATTCAGGATCCGCTGGCGGCCAAGCTGCGTGAACGGCTGAAGCACGATTTTAATATCGTTAAAAACAGCAAAGGCAAGCTGGGCATTGACTGTGTGTTTTCCAGCGAACCGCTGATGTACCCGCAGCCGGATGGCTCGGTTTGCGCATCGCGTAGCACCGCCGACGGCGTAAAACGTATGGACTGTGCATCCGGCTTCGGCGCCGCGACCATGGTGACCGCCACCTTTGGTTTTGTGGCGGTTTCCCATGCGTTGAAAAAAATGATGGCGCGCGATGCCCGACAGTCGCAGGCTGCCGCGTTGAATCAGAATTCGTGA
- a CDS encoding YgdI/YgdR family lipoprotein — MKNKISIIAALGLALSLSACSSNYVLETSDGRTIIADGKPKVDEETGLISYTDAYGHHQQINRDALRSMTEAK, encoded by the coding sequence ATGAAGAATAAGATTTCAATTATTGCCGCCCTGGGTCTGGCATTATCGCTGTCAGCCTGTTCCAGCAATTATGTGCTGGAAACCTCCGACGGACGGACCATCATTGCCGATGGCAAGCCGAAGGTGGATGAAGAAACTGGTCTCATCAGCTACACCGATGCCTACGGTCACCATCAACAGATTAATCGTGATGCTTTGAGATCGATGACGGAAGCGAAGTGA
- the syd gene encoding SecY-interacting protein produces MEQQVSQALNAFTQRYVELWQRETGHPPASDELYGVASPCIVATQDSRVHWLPRAQSVAARLDGVERALDIQLHPDAHAFFTSQFAGDMTARFDDLECTLLQAWSEDDFIRLQENLIGHLLTQKRLKLSPTLFLATTDSEMALISLCNLSGEVVLEEFGTRQRRVLSSDLVDFLHKLLPLIP; encoded by the coding sequence ATGGAGCAGCAGGTATCACAGGCGCTGAACGCATTCACCCAGCGTTATGTCGAGTTATGGCAGCGGGAAACGGGACATCCGCCAGCCAGCGATGAGCTGTATGGCGTGGCTTCGCCCTGTATCGTCGCCACGCAGGATAGCCGTGTGCACTGGCTGCCGCGGGCGCAGAGCGTGGCGGCGCGCTTGGATGGCGTTGAACGGGCGCTGGATATTCAGCTGCACCCGGATGCGCACGCCTTTTTCACCAGCCAGTTCGCCGGCGACATGACGGCCCGTTTTGACGATCTGGAATGCACGCTGCTTCAGGCCTGGAGCGAGGACGATTTTATTCGCCTGCAGGAGAACCTGATTGGTCATCTTTTGACACAAAAACGACTAAAGTTGTCACCTACGTTATTTCTTGCGACGACGGATTCTGAAATGGCGCTAATCTCTTTGTGCAACCTGAGCGGCGAAGTTGTGCTGGAGGAATTTGGTACACGTCAGCGTCGAGTGTTGTCATCGGATCTGGTTGATTTTCTCCATAAGCTGTTGCCATTGATTCCATAA
- a CDS encoding transcriptional regulator GcvA, with amino-acid sequence MSKRLPPLNALRVFDAAARHLSFTRAAEELFVTQAAVSHQIKSLEDFLGLKLFRRRNRSLLLTEEGQSYFLDIKEIFSALNEATRKLQARSAKGALTVSLLPSFAIHWLVPRLSSFNSDYPGIDVRIQAVDREEERLSDDVDVAIFYGRGNWPGLRVEKLYAEYLLPVCSPQLLAGEHPLKTPGDLVWHTLLHDASRRDWMAYTRQLGITQINVQQGPIFSHSAMVLQAAIHGQGVALANNVMAQTEIEAGRLVCPFNDVLVSKNAFYLVCHDSQAELGKIAAFRQWILARAASEQEKFRFRYDNGSR; translated from the coding sequence ATGTCGAAACGATTGCCGCCTCTCAATGCCTTGCGCGTCTTTGATGCTGCTGCCCGCCACCTCAGTTTTACCCGTGCGGCCGAAGAGTTATTCGTTACACAGGCTGCCGTCAGTCATCAGATCAAATCGCTGGAAGATTTTCTCGGCCTGAAACTGTTCCGCCGCCGTAACCGTTCCCTGTTGCTGACGGAAGAAGGGCAGAGCTATTTTTTGGATATCAAAGAAATCTTTTCCGCGCTCAATGAAGCGACCCGTAAACTACAGGCTCGTAGCGCCAAAGGCGCGCTGACGGTCAGCCTGTTGCCCAGCTTTGCCATTCACTGGCTGGTGCCGCGCTTGTCGAGTTTCAACTCGGATTACCCAGGCATTGATGTGCGTATTCAGGCGGTGGACCGGGAAGAGGAACGACTGTCGGACGATGTGGACGTGGCTATTTTCTACGGACGCGGCAACTGGCCGGGATTGCGGGTAGAAAAACTGTACGCGGAGTATTTGTTGCCGGTTTGCTCGCCGCAATTGCTGGCCGGGGAACACCCGCTGAAAACGCCGGGAGACCTGGTATGGCATACGCTGTTGCATGACGCCTCGCGGCGTGACTGGATGGCCTATACCCGCCAGTTGGGGATAACTCAGATTAATGTGCAGCAAGGGCCGATTTTCAGTCATAGCGCGATGGTGTTGCAGGCGGCGATTCACGGCCAGGGGGTTGCGCTGGCCAACAATGTGATGGCGCAGACGGAGATTGAAGCGGGCAGGCTGGTGTGTCCGTTCAATGACGTACTGGTCAGCAAAAACGCATTTTATCTGGTTTGTCATGACAGTCAGGCGGAACTGGGTAAAATAGCCGCCTTTCGCCAATGGATTCTGGCTCGTGCGGCCAGCGAACAGGAAAAGTTCCGCTTCCGCTACGACAACGGTTCTCGTTGA
- a CDS encoding D-2-hydroxyacid dehydrogenase family protein: MNIAILDDYQDCVRQLDCFSLLNGHQVQVLNQTYTDAAQLAAQLQDVEALVLIRERTRITDELLAQLPNLKLISQTGKVSQHLSVDACTRHGVAVAEGTGSPVAPAELCWGLIMAASRHLPCYSTQLTQGHWQQNGTLGLGRTLHGLTLGIWGYGKIGQRIARYGAAFGMTVLVWGSETSRELARRHGFSAADSKAAFFAGADVLSLHLRLNDATRCCVTRNDLALMKPDSLFVNISRAELVEPGALWRELSTHPGKQAALDVFDNEPATPENEPLLTLPNVLATPHIGYVERNSYELYFKTAFENVLAFAVGHPTNLVNSAVLSAARYHNAATGAD; the protein is encoded by the coding sequence ATGAACATCGCCATATTAGATGACTATCAGGACTGCGTCAGACAGCTGGACTGCTTTTCGCTGTTGAACGGTCATCAGGTACAGGTTCTGAATCAGACCTATACCGATGCCGCCCAACTGGCGGCGCAGCTGCAAGATGTTGAAGCGCTGGTGCTGATTCGTGAGCGCACCCGTATTACTGATGAATTACTGGCTCAACTGCCGAACCTGAAGCTCATCAGCCAGACCGGCAAAGTAAGCCAGCACCTCAGTGTTGACGCCTGTACCCGGCATGGCGTCGCGGTCGCCGAAGGCACCGGCTCACCGGTGGCTCCCGCCGAATTATGCTGGGGTTTGATCATGGCGGCATCGCGCCATCTGCCCTGCTACAGCACTCAGTTGACTCAGGGGCACTGGCAACAGAACGGCACATTGGGATTGGGAAGAACGCTGCATGGCCTGACGCTCGGCATCTGGGGATACGGCAAAATCGGGCAGCGTATCGCCCGATATGGCGCGGCATTCGGCATGACGGTGCTGGTGTGGGGCAGCGAGACGTCACGTGAACTGGCGCGCCGGCACGGCTTTAGCGCCGCCGACAGCAAGGCCGCGTTTTTTGCCGGCGCTGACGTGCTGTCACTGCATTTGCGCCTGAACGACGCCACCCGCTGCTGCGTAACCCGGAACGATCTGGCGCTGATGAAGCCAGATTCATTGTTCGTCAATATCAGCCGCGCCGAACTGGTGGAACCGGGCGCGCTGTGGCGCGAGTTGTCCACTCATCCCGGCAAACAGGCCGCGCTGGATGTCTTCGACAACGAACCCGCGACGCCGGAAAACGAACCGCTATTGACGCTGCCTAATGTGCTGGCCACACCGCATATTGGCTATGTCGAACGCAACAGCTACGAGCTTTATTTTAAAACCGCGTTTGAGAATGTGCTGGCATTTGCCGTCGGGCACCCAACCAATCTGGTCAACAGTGCGGTACTTTCCGCTGCCCGTTACCACAACGCCGCAACAGGGGCCGATTGA
- the rlmM gene encoding 23S rRNA (cytidine(2498)-2'-O)-methyltransferase RlmM — MNKVILYCRPGFEKECAAEITDKAARYNVYGFVRVKDNSGYVIFECYQHEDADRLIKELPFRELVFARQMMVCGELLRDLPPEDRITPIVGMLTGAIERAGELRVEVPDTNESKELMKFCRKFTVPLRAALRENRILLAQEKANRPVIHVLFIAPGCCYVGYSYSNNNSPFYMGIPRLKFPADAPSRSTLKLEEAFHTFVPADEWDERLGSGMYAVDLGACPGGWTYQLVKRSMMVHAVDNGMMAPSLMDTGQVIHHQADGFRFEPPRNNIYWLVCDMVEKPAKVTNRMADWLVNGWCREVIFNLKLPMKKRYEEVTQNLALLAQRLEENSINFEIHAKHLYHDREEVTVHARRIWGAIPGRRDER; from the coding sequence ATGAATAAAGTGATTTTGTACTGCCGCCCTGGATTTGAGAAAGAGTGCGCGGCGGAAATTACCGACAAGGCGGCGCGTTATAACGTCTATGGCTTTGTGCGGGTAAAGGATAACAGCGGATATGTGATTTTTGAGTGCTACCAGCACGAAGACGCCGATCGGCTGATTAAGGAATTACCGTTCCGGGAACTGGTGTTCGCACGTCAGATGATGGTATGCGGCGAATTGCTGCGCGATCTGCCGCCGGAGGATCGCATCACGCCGATAGTCGGGATGCTGACCGGGGCGATAGAACGGGCCGGAGAGCTGCGGGTGGAAGTGCCGGATACCAACGAAAGCAAGGAACTGATGAAGTTCTGCCGCAAGTTCACGGTGCCGCTGCGCGCCGCGCTGCGGGAAAACCGCATCCTGCTGGCGCAGGAGAAAGCCAACCGCCCGGTTATCCATGTATTGTTCATCGCCCCCGGTTGCTGCTATGTCGGCTACTCCTACAGCAATAACAATTCGCCGTTCTATATGGGGATTCCGCGGCTGAAATTCCCCGCCGATGCTCCCAGCCGCTCGACGCTGAAGCTGGAAGAAGCCTTTCATACCTTCGTGCCGGCGGACGAGTGGGACGAACGATTGGGCAGCGGCATGTATGCGGTTGATCTGGGCGCTTGCCCCGGCGGCTGGACCTATCAACTGGTGAAACGCAGTATGATGGTGCATGCCGTCGATAACGGTATGATGGCGCCAAGCCTGATGGATACCGGGCAGGTCATTCACCATCAGGCAGACGGTTTCCGCTTTGAGCCGCCGCGCAACAATATCTACTGGCTGGTGTGCGATATGGTGGAAAAACCAGCTAAAGTCACCAACCGCATGGCCGACTGGCTGGTCAATGGCTGGTGCCGTGAAGTGATCTTCAACCTGAAGCTGCCGATGAAAAAGCGCTACGAAGAAGTGACCCAGAATCTGGCCTTGCTGGCGCAGCGGCTGGAAGAGAACAGCATCAATTTTGAAATTCACGCCAAACATCTCTATCACGATCGTGAAGAGGTCACCGTTCATGCACGGCGTATCTGGGGTGCGATTCCCGGCCGACGCGACGAACGCTGA